A genomic segment from Glycine soja cultivar W05 chromosome 18, ASM419377v2, whole genome shotgun sequence encodes:
- the LOC114395700 gene encoding pre-mRNA-splicing factor CWC22 homolog encodes MARRHSSSSSESSEDDVRKRRGSESEDGERDRYRHGGGSSKKSSGHFSHRANGDDSDSGEERNGAKRDGKSKSRERKEEPESSEEEGQIVSKERVREEKEEDGRLQWRHDGRGRRDDEGDDRGGRESRRGNDQDERLGERESHRLHPGDRWRGGDEARRKFNDRRGRHDSEEEDHRELARKSERDRYRDRDRRRKVEKGGDNERDCHMRHYSEEEDDRELARKSDRDRRRRVEKDGGSERNHREKDVSKRQEESRRKEDGNGRMVEDAKPQQQATILGANLNGDASNLGKSGGVYIPPFKMAMMMKEVQDKSSVEYQRLTWDALRKSINGLVNKVNATNIKNIIPELFAENLIRGRGLFCRSCMKSQMASPGFTDVFAALVAVVNTKFPEVGDLLLRRIVLQLKRAYKRNDKPQLLAAVKFIAHLVNQQVAHEIIALELLTVLLEKPTDDSVEVAVGFVTECGSILQDLSPKGLHGIFERFRGILHEGEIDKRVQFLIEGLFAIRKAKFQGYPAVRPELDLVEQEDQITHEVSLDEEIDPEISLDIFKPDPNFLENEKRYEELKKSMLGEESEDDEEGLDSESDDDDEDDDSDEEDEEQMQIKDETETNLVNLRRTIYLTIMSSVDFEEAGHKLLKIKLEPGQEMELCIMLLECCSQERTYLRYYGLLGQRFCMINKVHQENFEKCFVQQYSMIHRLETNKLRNVAKFFAHLLGTDALPWHVLSYIRLTEEDTTSSSRIFIKILFQELSEHLGIRLLNERLNDSMMQESFESIFPKDNPKNTRFCINFFTSIGLGGLTENLREYLKNMPRLIMQQQKQVSESESDDESGSSDSSDSGTASSESESDSASSDESDRRRRKRRRK; translated from the exons ATGGCGAGAAGacacagcagcagcagcagcgaGTCAAGTGAGGATGACGTGAGAAAACGCCGTGGTAGTGAATCTGAGGATGGGGAGAGGGATAGGTATCGACACGGTGGTGGGAGTAGTAAGAAGAGTTCCGGTCACTTCAGTCACAGGGCGAACGGTGATGACAGTGATTCGGGAGAAGAAAGAAATGGTGCTAAGAGGGATGGGAAGAGTAAGAGTAGGGAGAGAAAGGAGGAGCCTGAGAGCTCTGAGGAGGAGGGTCAGATTGTGAGCAAAGAGAGGGTTagggaggagaaggaggaagaTGGGAGATTGCAGTGGCGCCATGATGGGCGTGGAAGGAGAGACGACGAAGGAGATGACCGGGGTGGTAGGGAATCTCGTCGTGGGAACGATCAGGATGAAAGGCTAGGGGAGAGAGAGAGTCACAGATTGCATCCTGGTGATAGATGGCGTGGAGGTGATGAGGCCAGGCGGAAATTTAATGATCGCCGTGGGCGTCATGATTCGGAGGAAGAGGATCACAGGGAGCTGGCCAGGAAATCGGAAAGGGATAGATATAGGGATAGGGATAGGAGGCGGAAAGTTGAAAAGGGTGGTGACAATGAGAGGGATTGCCACATGCGTCATTATTCGGAGGAAGAAGATGATAGGGAGTTGGCTAGGAAATCAGATAGGGATAGGAGGCGTAGAGTTGAAAAGGATGGTGGCAGTGAGAGGAACCATAGGGAGAAGGATGTTAGCAAACGGCAAGAAGAAAGTAGGAGGAAAGAGGATGGAAATGGAAGAATGGTTGAAGATGCAAAGCCTCAACAACAGGCAACAATATTGGGAGCTAACCTGAATGGTGATGCATCGAATTTGGGCAAGAGTGGAGGTGTTTACATTCCCCCCTTTAAGATGgcaatgatgatgaaagaagttcAGGATAAAAGTAGTGTAGAATATCAAAGGTTAACGTGGGATGCTTTGAGAAAGAGCATTAATGGGCTTGTAAATAAGGTTAATGctactaatataaaaaatataattccagAATTGTTTGCGGAAAACCTGATTAGGGGAAGGGGACTCTTTTGTCGTTCATGTATGAAGTCACAGATGGCATCTCCAGGATTTACAGATGTTTTTGCTGCTTTGGTTGCTGTCGTTAATACTAAGTTTCCTGAAGTGGGGGATCTTTTGCTAAGAAGGATTGTTTTGCAGCTTAAGAGAGCTTATAAGCGGAATGACAAG CCTCAATTACTAGCAGCTGTTAAATTTATAGCGCATCTGGTGAATCAGCAAGTGGCTCATGAGATCATTGCTCTAGAGTTACTCACAGTTTTACTCGAGAAACCTACTGATGACAGTGTTGAAGTAGCTGTTGGTTTTGTCACAGAATGTGGTTCAATACTGCAGGATCTCTCACCTAAAGGTCTTCATG GTATTTTTGAGCGTTTTCGTGGAATTCTTCATGAAGGAGAAATTGACAAACGTGTTCAGTTTCTGATTGAAGGCTTATTTGCAATAAGAAAAGCGAAGTTTCAG GGCTATCCGGCTGTTCGTCCTGAACTAGATCTTGTGGAGCAGGAAGATCAGATAACTCATGAAGTCTCCTTGGATGAGGAGATAGATCCTGAGATTTCCCTTG aTATATTCAAGCCAGACCCCAATTTCCTGGAGAATGAGAAGCGTTATGAAGAGTTGAAGAAATCAATGTTGGGtgaggaatctgaggatgatgaGGAAGGCTTGGATTCTGAGTCAGACGATGACGATGAAGATGATGACTCTgatgaagaggacgaagaaCAGATGCAGATAAAAGATGAAACAGAGACAAATCTGGTCAATCTTCGAAGGACAATATACTTAACAATTATGTCTAGTGTTGATTTTGAGGAAGCTGGTCATAAGCTTCTGAAAATTAAGCTAGAGCCAGGTCAAGAG ATGGAGTTGTGCATTATGCTTTTGGAATGTTGCAGCCAAGAGAGAACCTATCTCCGATATTATGGTCTTTTGGGGCAGCGTTTCTGCATGATTAACAAAGTACAccaagaaaattttgaaaagtgcTTTGTGCAACAGTACTCCATGATTCACCGACTTGAAACAAATAAACTGCGAAATGTGGCAAAGTTTTTTGCTCATTTACTTGGCACAGATGCTCTACCTTGGCATGTTTTATCATATATACGCTTGACTGAAGAGGACACAACTTCTTCTTCACGTATATTTATTAAGATTCTCTTCCAG GAATTATCAGAACATCTTGGAATCCGGCTGCTAAATGAGCGGTTAAATGATTCAATGATGCAAGAATCTTTTGAATCCATATTTCCAAAAGATAATCCAAAAAACACACGGTTCTGCATTAACTTCTTTACATCCATTGGTCTTGGTGGTCTTACCGAGAACCTACGTGAGTATTTGAAGAATATGCCACGTCTTATCATGCAACAACAGAAACAAGTTTCAGAATCTGAATCAGATGATGAGTCAGGGAGTTCTGATTCATCAGATTCTGGAACTGCTAGTTCAGAGTCAGAGTCAGACTCAGCTAGTTCTGATGAAAGTGACAGAAGACGAAGAAAGCGGAGGAGAAAGTGA